In the Arthrobacter sp. CDRTa11 genome, GCCCTTGCCACGACGGGCTGCCAGGATGGCGCGGCCGGCACGGGTACGCATACGAAGGCGGAAGCCGTGCTTCTTGGCTCGACGGCGGTTATTCGGCTGAAAAGTCCGCTTGCTCACGTTAGTTACTCCAGTGGATCAAAGGTGCGCCCACCCGATCAATAAGGGGAAGAACTGGCCGACGCTAAGTTTTGTATATGCACGCTTCCCCCGGCTGCTCGAACGCACTGCGTTTGAGAGATTCAGATAGGGCCAAAAAGCGGACACAAAGGACTTCACAACGTTAGGGCAAAATGCACACCCGAGTCAAACCGGGAGGTGCCTCCACGTCTATCCCCAGGTGTGGCTAACCCGCACCAACAGGCTGTGGATGAACTGGCTCACAGGCCCTGTTTTCGAACCACACCCGTGTAATTATCCACAAGCTACTTCCCAGCTATCTTCTGGCGTTTTCATCCCCTAGAGTGGCTCAGTAGCCGATTATCCACGGACTGTGCATAACCCTGTGGATGAAGCGGAGCCAGCATCCTGGTTCCAGACTTGGGGCTGCAAATAATGCAGGCAAGCAAGTTTGAGGAACTGATTG is a window encoding:
- the rpmH gene encoding 50S ribosomal protein L34 codes for the protein MSKRTFQPNNRRRAKKHGFRLRMRTRAGRAILAARRGKGRTELSA